DNA from Candidatus Hydrogenedentota bacterium:
GCTCCAGCCAGACATAGGGGTCCTGTCCGCCGAGGTAGGAATTGCCCGTGTCGAAGTTGATGCCCACCGCCGGGCTGGCGGGCAGCGCCTGGATGCGGTCCAGCCCGTCCGGCGTCTTGCTGTACTGCTGGTGTGGCTCGATGCCGATGAGGATGCCCCGGGGCTCCGCCAGCGCCGCCGCCTCGCACAGGGTGTAGCGCATGAGGACATGGTCCTCCTCGACCGTGGTCCAGGCGGGTTTCGGCCCCTCGTCCGTGTTGATGACCGGCGCCCCCGCCTCCGCCGCGAAGCGGACCGCCTGCTTCAGGTACTCCACGCTGATTTCCGGCTTGCACAGCGGGCAGTGCGCCGACAGGCCGGACATCTTCACCCCCGCGCTCTCGCAGGCCCGGCGCAGCCGCAGCGGGTCGTCCAGCATCGAGACGCTGTGGAAGTAGCCCGCCTCGCTCAGCAGTTCCCGCCCCCAGTGCACCATCGGCTCGACAAACTCATAGCCCAGCTCCGCCGCCTTCTCCACGCCCCACTCGAAGGGCTTGTCCTCGTGCCGCACATATTCCAGATTGACGCCGAAACTGATTTTGCCCATGGCCGCGCTCCTTGTTGGTTGCCACTAGCATACGGCAAACACCGGGGCAAAAATCCAGCGGAGGCGAGGGGGTGCAAAGTGCGGGGGAAAAGAATGGTGGGCCGTGCAGGATTCGAACCTGCGACCTTGTGATTAAGAGTCATATTTAAGTCATTGCGGCGTATCACTTTATAACGCCGACCGCGTGTACTGTACACTCTTTTCTGTTCGTTGTCAACCCATAACAACCGGCAAGCGTGTACGGTACACGCCCACCGGGCCACGTCCGCCCCTCTGAAAGGCACTATTCACACCTACCCCCCCCACCCCCTGATTTTCGCGCCCGTTCGCAAAACACGGCCCGTTGCGGTCTCCATCCTCGTGCGCGCGCCCACGCCCCCGCCCCCACCCGCGCGCGCGAGCCGCTGGGCGAAAAACTTCTTCCTGACGGTCAACACGCCTGCCCCCACCCGCGCGCGCGCACCGCTGGCTTCGGTGGGAGCTTCACCCCAGCCTCCATCAGTTTGCTGGCGATGTAGGCCCCCGGCTTCTTCAGTTCCCCGAGGTCCTTCCGTATCCGCGCCACCGGGTCCATGCAGTCCCGCGCGTAGTTCATCGCCTCTTGCAGCACCTCCCGCTGTTCCTGATTGCACAGCCCCACCACCCGCTCCCACCA
Protein-coding regions in this window:
- a CDS encoding sugar phosphate isomerase/epimerase, encoding MGKISFGVNLEYVRHEDKPFEWGVEKAAELGYEFVEPMVHWGRELLSEAGYFHSVSMLDDPLRLRRACESAGVKMSGLSAHCPLCKPEISVEYLKQAVRFAAEAGAPVINTDEGPKPAWTTVEEDHVLMRYTLCEAAALAEPRGILIGIEPHQQYSKTPDGLDRIQALPASPAVGINFDTGNSYLGGQDPYVWLERVKGRLVHLHAKDISVTQSESERGKVTGTPVGCACGDGVIDWKRTIEICKTAPRDIVFSVECGTVEQAARSIAHLKALV